The following proteins are co-located in the Candidatus Accumulibacter cognatus genome:
- a CDS encoding exopolyphosphatase has product MIVARISNGHVQILDRLREMVQLAAGLDRHNRLSAESQQRALDCLARFGQRLRHIPAARLRIVGTNTLRQARNSAGFVARAEQLLGHRVEIVSGQEEARLIYLGVAHSVGDVAAQRLVVDIGGGSTELIIGEQFDPLHLASLRMGCVSLTRACFTDGRVTAARLRKAELLVQLNLEPVREEYLVHGLQTVTGASGSIKAIQDVLISEGWSREGITLEGLRQLRAALLEVRDSTGVARRWHLEPARARVFVGGFVVLHGLCEALGVAQMDVSEGALREGLIYDLLGRIRHEDVRDRTIADVIRRFDLDEAQAERVSASALDLLRQVRVPWKLAGKEARSVLERAARLHEVGLLLTHDQYHKHGAYVLEHAELPGYSRNDQQLLAALVRRHRRSFPSDAFSDLPRDWERRALRLCALLRLAVVLHRGRSNDPLPAIGLQVEQQRMYLSFPPAWLDKHPLTHADLQIEARLLGKAGFELQLGSAAALSLPALSSDASE; this is encoded by the coding sequence ATGATCGTTGCCCGCATCAGTAATGGACATGTGCAGATTCTTGACCGTTTGCGCGAGATGGTTCAGCTTGCTGCTGGTCTGGACAGACACAACCGACTATCCGCGGAATCGCAACAGCGGGCGCTCGATTGCCTAGCACGTTTTGGCCAGCGACTGCGGCACATTCCGGCGGCGCGCCTGCGCATCGTTGGTACCAACACACTGCGACAGGCACGCAACAGCGCCGGATTCGTCGCCCGCGCAGAACAACTTCTCGGCCACCGGGTAGAGATTGTCAGCGGTCAGGAAGAGGCGCGGCTGATCTATCTTGGCGTCGCGCACAGCGTCGGCGACGTTGCCGCTCAGCGCCTAGTTGTCGATATTGGTGGCGGCAGCACGGAACTGATCATCGGCGAACAGTTCGACCCCCTACACTTGGCGAGTTTGCGCATGGGTTGCGTCAGCCTGACCCGTGCCTGCTTCACCGACGGTCGAGTTACCGCTGCGCGTCTGCGCAAGGCTGAACTGCTCGTCCAACTGAACCTCGAACCCGTTCGTGAGGAGTACCTGGTACACGGCCTGCAGACAGTCACCGGCGCATCCGGATCGATCAAGGCCATCCAGGATGTCCTCATCAGCGAAGGCTGGAGCCGCGAGGGAATCACGCTCGAAGGACTGCGGCAGCTGCGTGCGGCTTTGCTCGAAGTACGCGACAGCACGGGGGTGGCTCGCCGGTGGCATCTGGAACCGGCGCGTGCGCGCGTCTTCGTGGGCGGTTTCGTGGTCCTGCACGGGTTGTGTGAGGCGCTTGGCGTCGCACAGATGGATGTTTCGGAAGGGGCCCTGCGCGAAGGCCTGATCTATGATCTTCTCGGCCGCATCCGCCATGAAGATGTCCGCGACCGCACCATTGCTGACGTCATTCGGCGCTTCGATCTCGACGAGGCCCAGGCGGAGCGCGTGAGCGCGTCTGCGCTCGATCTGCTGCGGCAGGTTCGCGTACCCTGGAAGCTGGCCGGTAAGGAAGCCCGGAGCGTGCTCGAACGTGCGGCGCGTCTGCACGAGGTTGGCTTGTTGCTGACCCATGACCAGTACCACAAGCATGGGGCCTATGTACTGGAACATGCCGAGCTGCCTGGCTACTCGCGTAACGACCAGCAGTTACTGGCGGCGCTGGTCAGACGCCACCGACGCTCATTTCCCTCCGACGCCTTTTCCGATCTGCCCAGGGACTGGGAGCGCCGTGCCCTTCGTCTGTGCGCCCTATTGCGTCTGGCGGTAGTGCTGCATCGCGGTCGCAGCAACGATCCACTGCCAGCGATCGGTCTACAGGTGGAGCAGCAGAGAATGTACTTGTCTTTTCCGCCAGCCTGGCTGGACAAACACCCGCTGACCCATGCCGACCTGCAGATCGAAGCTCGCCTGCTTGGCAAGGCCGGCTTCGAGTTGCAGCTTGGCAGTGCCGCGGCGCTATCGCTGCCTGCACTCTCGTCAGATGCCTCAGAATGA
- a CDS encoding MFS transporter, with protein MLWLKLFLPFAGAYFLSYLYRTANAVIGPVLTQELTLGAGGLGLLTSAYFLSFAAAQLPLGMLLDRFGARRVESGLLLIASAGATVFALGQSVAELAIGRGLIGLGVSACLMAAFKAFSLWFPPSRQASLTGWIMTSGGLGALAATAPLEFALQVSGWREIFFALAGLTLAVAIWLFFSIPEQYSQSKPESLAAQLAGVKAVFGSAHFWRFVPIGLTLTGGFMAVQSLWSISWLMQVNGYSRAAAADHMAGMSVAMLTAYILIGLLATGLARRGIQPVMLLAAGVGLSLLMLALIATEALSQTHLLWIAYGTFSSFGTLVYSQAAAGFPVALSGRVNTALNLMVFIGAFGVQWGLGLLIDLLQQLGQNPALAHRSAFLVLLGIQSTAYAWFCIASCRPR; from the coding sequence ATGCTGTGGCTGAAGCTGTTCCTGCCCTTTGCGGGCGCCTACTTCCTTTCGTATCTCTACCGGACGGCCAATGCGGTGATCGGTCCGGTACTGACGCAGGAACTCACCCTGGGCGCGGGTGGACTGGGCCTGCTGACCAGCGCCTACTTCCTCTCCTTCGCTGCTGCACAACTTCCCCTCGGCATGCTGCTCGACCGTTTTGGGGCGCGCCGTGTCGAATCCGGTCTGTTGTTGATTGCCTCGGCTGGCGCCACGGTTTTTGCCCTTGGTCAGAGTGTTGCTGAACTGGCGATTGGCCGCGGTTTGATCGGTCTCGGCGTTTCGGCATGCCTGATGGCCGCGTTCAAGGCGTTTTCCCTGTGGTTTCCCCCCTCTCGACAGGCTTCACTGACCGGCTGGATCATGACTTCGGGTGGCCTCGGAGCACTGGCGGCCACGGCACCGCTTGAATTCGCCCTGCAGGTTTCCGGCTGGCGTGAGATTTTCTTCGCCTTGGCCGGCCTGACTCTCGCCGTCGCCATCTGGCTATTCTTCAGCATTCCGGAGCAGTACAGCCAGAGCAAACCCGAGTCCCTTGCTGCACAGTTGGCCGGCGTCAAGGCGGTGTTCGGGAGCGCACATTTCTGGCGCTTCGTGCCCATAGGCCTGACGCTGACCGGTGGCTTCATGGCCGTGCAAAGCTTGTGGTCGATTTCCTGGCTGATGCAGGTGAACGGCTACAGCCGCGCAGCCGCCGCCGACCATATGGCCGGCATGAGCGTCGCCATGTTGACTGCCTATATCCTGATTGGCCTGCTGGCGACCGGTCTGGCCAGACGTGGCATCCAGCCGGTGATGCTGCTCGCTGCCGGAGTCGGCCTTTCCTTGCTGATGCTCGCCCTGATCGCCACCGAAGCGCTTTCCCAAACACACCTGCTCTGGATCGCCTACGGCACTTTCTCGAGCTTTGGCACCCTGGTCTATTCGCAGGCGGCAGCCGGTTTCCCGGTAGCGCTCTCGGGTCGAGTCAATACTGCCCTGAACCTGATGGTTTTCATCGGCGCCTTTGGGGTGCAATGGGGACTCGGTCTGTTGATCGACCTGCTACAACAGCTGGGGCAAAATCCGGCCCTGGCTCACCGCAGCGCTTTTCTGGTCCTGCTCGGAATACAATCGACCGCCTATGCTTGGTTCTGCATTGCCAGCTGCCGACCGCGCTAA
- a CDS encoding ROK family protein yields the protein MLRIGIDLGGTKIELVALDESGRMLLRRRRATPQGDYQKTIEAVAEMVEAVENERAQRDSRVGLGIPGAESALDGRIKNANSTCLIGKALRYDLEERLQRKVRLANDANCFALSEAVDGAGYGAEVVFGVILGTGVGGGIIVHQRVLTGANRIAGEWGHNPLPLLEEENQMPPKCYCGRYGCIETWLSGPGMCADHLRHGGPSLAAEEIVARASARDPSSDATLGRYERRLAKALAQVVNIIDPDVIVLGGGLSNIDRLYRRVPELWAAHVFSDVVNTRLLRNVHGDSSGVRGAAWLWNER from the coding sequence ATGTTACGAATTGGAATCGACCTCGGCGGCACAAAGATCGAACTGGTGGCCCTGGATGAATCGGGTCGCATGCTACTACGTCGACGCCGGGCAACGCCGCAGGGCGATTACCAGAAGACCATCGAAGCAGTCGCGGAAATGGTTGAAGCGGTCGAAAACGAACGTGCGCAAAGGGATAGTCGTGTCGGCTTGGGCATCCCCGGTGCCGAGTCTGCGCTTGACGGCAGAATCAAGAATGCCAATTCCACCTGCCTGATCGGCAAGGCGCTGCGGTACGACCTGGAAGAGCGCTTACAACGCAAGGTCCGCTTGGCCAATGATGCCAACTGTTTCGCTCTCTCGGAGGCAGTCGATGGTGCCGGATATGGCGCAGAAGTTGTATTCGGGGTCATCCTGGGAACCGGCGTGGGCGGTGGCATTATCGTTCACCAGCGCGTACTCACTGGCGCCAATCGCATTGCTGGCGAATGGGGCCATAATCCGCTGCCGCTGCTTGAGGAGGAAAACCAGATGCCGCCAAAGTGTTACTGTGGACGCTACGGCTGCATCGAAACTTGGCTCTCGGGTCCGGGAATGTGTGCTGACCACCTGCGTCATGGCGGTCCATCGCTAGCAGCGGAGGAAATCGTGGCGCGTGCCAGTGCAAGAGACCCCAGCAGTGATGCCACACTCGGACGCTACGAGCGGCGTCTGGCCAAGGCACTCGCGCAGGTGGTCAATATCATCGATCCGGACGTGATCGTGCTCGGCGGAGGCCTATCGAACATCGATCGCCTCTACCGCAGGGTTCCAGAACTGTGGGCCGCGCATGTCTTTTCCGATGTGGTAAACACGCGCCTGTTGCGCAACGTTCATGGCGATTCCTCCGGCGTGCGGGGTGCCGCCTGGCTCTGGAACGAGCGTTGA
- a CDS encoding SLC26A/SulP transporter family protein, translated as MSFKNDKLVGDFWGGLAAMLVALPSAIAFGVTIYASIGPAYAGLGALAGILGAAALGLVAPSLGGTNRLITAPCAPAAAVLSAFAIELVQQDVDPAFIVLRLTALGLVAGLIQLLLGLMRIGSLIKYIPFPVVSGYLTGVGLIIIGSQIPKFLGVFGNQSLWRTLTSPQTWQWQSVLIGGVTATVMLGAPLLTRVIPAAILGLLAGVLSYFGLALFVDESMLVLEGNKLIIGPLGGSAAGMLEAVTGRWRDIGELKLGQIASLMGTALTLAVLLSIDTLKTAVVLDALTRSRHDSNRELIAQGLGNVGSACIGGMPGAGQMGATLVNLASGGQTRISGVVEGVLALLAFLALGAFIAWIPVAALASILIVVGIRMIDIKSLHLLESSWTMLDFAVIMAVVAVALAYSLIAASAVGIALAMFLFIREQLMSTVIRRKASGRERFSKRVRLGQEMDLLEQRGDRTTILELQGSLFFGTKDQLYTALEPELSKRNYIVLDMRRVQSVDVTAVHLLSQIRDSLIEREAFLVFSGLTHTLPNGKNLAELFEQMELTTNTDHVKIFGELDDAVEWVEDQVLAENLMQVAEVPPLEIYEMEIFKDSKEDSLIALVECLERCSVAKNEKVFSTGDAADRLFLIRKGAVRITTPVPGTSSSRHRLTYGRGDFVGGLSFVTRAVSFSADATAMEDTELYVLHRESFEKLCEEHRRLAFHLMQAIAQVLALRLSYADKELLAMQE; from the coding sequence ATGAGTTTCAAGAATGACAAGCTGGTCGGCGATTTCTGGGGAGGCCTCGCGGCGATGCTCGTCGCCCTGCCATCGGCGATCGCTTTTGGCGTCACCATTTATGCCTCGATTGGTCCAGCTTATGCCGGTTTGGGCGCACTCGCAGGGATTCTCGGAGCGGCCGCCCTCGGCCTGGTGGCGCCGAGTCTGGGAGGCACCAATCGACTGATCACGGCGCCGTGTGCACCCGCAGCAGCGGTACTCTCGGCGTTTGCCATCGAACTCGTCCAACAGGACGTAGACCCGGCGTTCATCGTGCTGCGGCTCACTGCCCTCGGCCTGGTGGCCGGACTGATTCAGCTTCTTCTGGGCTTGATGCGGATCGGCAGCCTAATCAAATACATTCCGTTTCCGGTGGTCAGTGGCTACCTGACCGGGGTGGGCCTGATCATCATTGGCAGCCAGATTCCAAAATTCCTCGGCGTGTTCGGCAACCAGTCCTTGTGGCGGACGCTGACCTCACCGCAGACATGGCAATGGCAGAGCGTACTGATCGGCGGCGTCACGGCAACTGTGATGCTTGGAGCGCCTTTGCTTACCCGCGTTATACCCGCAGCCATCCTCGGCCTGCTGGCTGGAGTGCTCAGCTATTTCGGATTGGCACTCTTCGTGGACGAGTCGATGCTGGTCCTTGAAGGCAACAAACTGATCATCGGGCCACTTGGCGGTTCCGCTGCTGGCATGCTTGAGGCGGTTACCGGACGTTGGCGGGACATCGGCGAACTCAAGCTCGGCCAGATCGCTTCTCTCATGGGGACTGCACTGACGCTGGCCGTGTTGCTGTCCATCGATACGCTCAAGACGGCCGTCGTGCTCGATGCACTCACGCGCAGTCGCCACGATTCCAACCGCGAACTGATCGCGCAAGGTCTCGGCAATGTCGGCTCGGCCTGTATCGGCGGAATGCCAGGGGCAGGACAAATGGGCGCGACCCTGGTCAATCTTGCGAGTGGCGGTCAGACACGCATCTCCGGAGTCGTTGAAGGCGTACTGGCGCTGCTCGCGTTTCTCGCCCTGGGAGCGTTCATTGCCTGGATACCGGTCGCTGCCCTGGCGAGCATTCTGATTGTCGTGGGGATCAGGATGATCGACATCAAGAGCCTCCACCTGCTCGAATCCTCGTGGACGATGCTTGACTTCGCGGTGATCATGGCCGTGGTAGCCGTGGCGCTCGCCTACAGCCTGATCGCAGCGTCAGCGGTGGGCATTGCCCTGGCGATGTTCCTGTTCATTCGCGAGCAGTTGATGAGCACGGTCATTCGCCGCAAGGCCAGTGGTAGAGAACGTTTCTCGAAGCGGGTGCGTCTGGGACAAGAGATGGACCTGCTCGAACAGCGCGGAGACCGGACCACCATCCTGGAACTGCAGGGCAGCCTGTTTTTCGGCACCAAGGACCAGCTTTACACTGCCCTCGAGCCTGAATTGAGCAAGCGCAACTACATCGTGCTCGACATGCGCCGTGTCCAGTCGGTTGACGTCACGGCGGTGCATCTCCTGAGTCAGATCAGGGACTCATTGATTGAACGTGAGGCTTTCCTGGTCTTCAGCGGCTTGACGCATACCCTGCCCAACGGAAAGAACCTTGCCGAACTGTTTGAACAGATGGAACTCACGACCAATACCGATCATGTCAAGATATTCGGAGAACTCGACGATGCGGTCGAATGGGTTGAAGATCAGGTTCTCGCGGAGAACTTGATGCAGGTTGCCGAGGTGCCGCCGCTCGAGATCTATGAAATGGAAATCTTCAAGGACTCCAAGGAAGATTCACTGATCGCGCTTGTCGAGTGCCTCGAACGTTGTTCGGTGGCCAAGAACGAGAAGGTGTTCTCTACCGGCGATGCGGCGGATCGTTTGTTTCTCATACGCAAGGGTGCCGTGCGCATCACCACGCCCGTTCCCGGGACGAGCAGCAGCCGCCACCGCCTGACCTATGGGCGTGGCGATTTTGTTGGCGGCCTGTCCTTCGTCACTCGGGCGGTCAGCTTCAGCGCCGATGCAACGGCCATGGAGGATACCGAACTCTACGTGTTGCACCGGGAGAGCTTCGAGAAACTGTGCGAAGAGCACCGACGGCTCGCCTTTCACTTGATGCAGGCCATTGCCCAAGTGCTGGCATTGCGCCTGAGCTACGCCGACAAGGAACTGCTCGCGATGCAGGAGTAG
- the urtE gene encoding urea ABC transporter ATP-binding subunit UrtE: MLNVDNLNQYYGGSHILRNLSFTAEAGKVTAILGRNGVGKSTLLKSLMGLLPAKSGRIEFAGHDLTRAASHQRVKAGIGYVPQGREIFPRLTVQENLLMGLAICPGRTPIPERIFEMFPVLRQMLRRRGGDLSGGQQQQLAIGRALAMAPKLLILDEPTEGIQPSIIKDIERAVRSLAASGEMAILLVEQYYDFARSLADQYLVMERGEIIMRGRGEDMDKDGVLAALAV; encoded by the coding sequence ATGTTAAATGTAGACAATCTGAATCAGTACTACGGCGGCAGCCACATCCTCCGCAACCTCAGTTTCACTGCCGAAGCCGGCAAGGTGACGGCGATTCTCGGGCGCAACGGCGTTGGCAAATCAACGCTGCTGAAGTCGTTGATGGGCTTGCTGCCGGCGAAGAGCGGGCGTATCGAGTTCGCCGGCCACGACCTCACCCGCGCCGCCTCGCACCAGCGCGTCAAGGCCGGCATCGGCTACGTGCCGCAGGGACGCGAGATCTTTCCGCGTCTGACGGTACAGGAGAATCTGCTGATGGGACTCGCCATCTGTCCAGGCCGCACGCCGATTCCTGAGCGCATCTTCGAAATGTTCCCGGTATTGCGGCAGATGCTGCGCCGACGCGGTGGTGACCTCTCGGGTGGGCAGCAGCAGCAACTCGCGATTGGGCGCGCGCTGGCGATGGCGCCGAAACTGCTGATTCTCGACGAGCCCACCGAAGGCATCCAGCCATCGATTATCAAGGACATCGAGCGCGCCGTACGCTCACTCGCCGCCAGCGGCGAAATGGCGATTCTGCTTGTCGAGCAGTACTATGATTTTGCCCGCTCGCTGGCGGATCAATATCTGGTCATGGAACGAGGCGAGATCATCATGCGCGGACGCGGCGAAGACATGGATAAGGACGGGGTCCTGGCGGCGCTGGCGGTTTAG
- the urtD gene encoding urea ABC transporter ATP-binding protein UrtD, with protein MNAIDLQLNNHDNPDWDSGTAELGHLLKPGELDLSHKVILYLEDITVSFDGFRALNKLSLAIDAGELRCIIGPNGAGKTTMMDVITGKTRPDEGSVFFGQTIDLARLSEPEIAHVGIGRKFQKPTIFENHTVFENLELAMKTDKRVWRSLFAQLDSAAGDWIAETLQLIRLDAQADRLAGLLSHGQKQWLEIGMLLMQEPKLLLLDEPVAGMTDEETERTGELFLSLAGKHSLVVVEHDMAFVKQLGSKVTVLHEGSVLAEGTLEEVQSDARVIEVYLGR; from the coding sequence ATGAACGCCATTGATCTCCAGTTGAACAATCATGACAACCCCGACTGGGACAGCGGCACCGCCGAACTCGGACACCTGCTCAAACCGGGTGAACTCGACCTGTCGCACAAGGTCATCCTATATCTCGAAGACATCACGGTCAGCTTCGACGGTTTCCGGGCGCTGAACAAGCTGTCACTGGCAATCGACGCCGGCGAGCTGCGCTGCATCATCGGGCCCAACGGCGCAGGCAAGACTACGATGATGGACGTGATCACCGGCAAGACGCGGCCCGACGAAGGAAGTGTCTTCTTTGGTCAGACGATTGATCTGGCGCGTCTCTCCGAACCCGAGATTGCGCATGTCGGGATCGGCCGTAAGTTCCAGAAGCCGACGATTTTCGAGAATCACACGGTCTTCGAGAATCTCGAACTGGCGATGAAGACCGACAAGCGCGTCTGGCGGAGCCTTTTTGCACAGCTCGATTCGGCGGCCGGCGACTGGATCGCAGAAACGCTGCAGTTGATTCGTCTCGATGCCCAGGCAGACCGGCTGGCCGGTCTGCTGTCGCACGGCCAGAAACAGTGGCTGGAGATCGGCATGCTGCTGATGCAGGAACCGAAGCTGCTGTTGCTCGACGAACCGGTCGCCGGCATGACCGATGAGGAAACCGAACGTACCGGCGAACTCTTCCTGTCGCTCGCCGGCAAGCATTCACTGGTCGTCGTCGAGCACGACATGGCTTTCGTCAAGCAGCTCGGCAGCAAGGTCACCGTCCTGCACGAAGGCAGCGTCCTTGCCGAGGGAACCCTCGAGGAAGTCCAGTCCGATGCGCGCGTGATTGAAGTCTACCTGGGGCGTTAG
- the urtC gene encoding urea ABC transporter permease subunit UrtC, whose translation MRPSPARTPLIVRIGQSFDARSWQMAGLFAAFALLAVPIMHLALPPDHPLHLSTYFITLIGKILCYAIVAVAMDLIWGYGGILSLGHGLFFALGGYAFGMYLMRQIGRDGSYQSDLPDFMVFLDWKELPWFWVGSDSFLWVALLVLVVPALIAFVFGYFAFRSRIKGVYFSIITQALTYAAMLLFFRNETGFGGNNGFTDFKRILGYSITAPETRVVLFGLSALALLGTLLLARTLVTSKYGRILTAIRDAESRVMFIGYNPLWYKLFVWTLSAVLCAVAGALYVPQVGIINPSEMSVANSIEIAIWVAVGGRGTLIGPVIGAFIVNLAKSWFTVSFPEYWLFFLGTLFIVATLYLPQGIVGLCRKLRAGMKRDSHPLAPAAKGVQA comes from the coding sequence ATGCGCCCTTCGCCTGCACGAACCCCTTTGATCGTCCGCATAGGTCAGAGCTTCGACGCGCGCAGCTGGCAGATGGCGGGGTTGTTCGCAGCGTTCGCGCTGCTTGCCGTTCCGATCATGCACCTCGCGCTGCCACCCGACCATCCGCTGCATCTGTCGACCTACTTCATCACCCTGATCGGCAAGATTCTCTGCTACGCGATCGTCGCCGTGGCCATGGATCTGATCTGGGGGTACGGCGGCATCCTCTCGCTCGGGCACGGCCTGTTCTTTGCGCTCGGCGGCTACGCCTTCGGGATGTACCTGATGCGCCAGATCGGCCGTGACGGCAGTTACCAGAGCGACCTGCCGGATTTCATGGTCTTTCTCGACTGGAAAGAATTGCCGTGGTTCTGGGTCGGTAGCGACAGCTTCTTGTGGGTAGCGCTGCTGGTACTCGTGGTGCCGGCACTGATCGCTTTCGTGTTCGGTTACTTTGCTTTCCGTTCACGCATCAAGGGCGTCTATTTCTCGATCATCACCCAGGCCCTGACCTATGCGGCGATGCTGCTCTTCTTTCGCAATGAAACCGGTTTCGGCGGCAACAACGGTTTCACCGACTTCAAGCGCATCCTGGGCTACTCGATCACTGCCCCCGAGACGCGCGTCGTCCTCTTCGGCCTTTCAGCGCTGGCGTTGCTCGGCACCTTGCTGCTCGCCCGTACCCTGGTGACTTCGAAATACGGCCGCATCCTGACGGCAATCCGCGACGCTGAATCGCGGGTGATGTTCATCGGCTACAACCCGCTGTGGTACAAGCTTTTCGTGTGGACCTTGTCGGCGGTGTTGTGCGCCGTTGCCGGTGCGCTGTATGTGCCGCAGGTGGGAATCATCAACCCGTCCGAAATGTCGGTCGCCAATTCGATCGAAATCGCCATATGGGTCGCCGTCGGCGGGCGCGGGACACTGATCGGTCCGGTGATCGGCGCGTTCATCGTCAATCTCGCGAAGAGCTGGTTTACAGTGAGCTTTCCCGAATACTGGCTGTTCTTTCTCGGCACCCTGTTCATCGTCGCGACACTGTATCTCCCCCAGGGCATCGTCGGCCTGTGCCGGAAACTGCGCGCCGGGATGAAGCGTGATAGCCATCCCCTGGCACCGGCAGCAAAAGGAGTCCAGGCATGA
- the urtB gene encoding urea ABC transporter permease subunit UrtB, translating into MRTTGLLLCGWLLNTACLAAIDPTLLKPLASEDSETKIAAIAALAQAAPDEALPVLKALADDSLALAGERVVIVDGARVLDAASHTEIKPTPAATETIGINNRVRRELSGALAALRLFSNERAMRWQAAQELTLSADAKMLPLLDRALAIETDPEIRTRLQLAHAQASLGSTEAEVRLAAVRILGESSDPNVRQMLLPLTEKRGDAWIEPDSAVRAAAGTSIRSIEQRLAWADNLGRAFTGLSLGSILLLAALGLAITYGVMGVINMAHGELLMVGAYSAWVMQSVFRAHLPGLLDWYLLAAIPVGFISAALVGILMERIVIRHLYGRPLETLLATWGISLFLMQVARTLFGAQNVEVANPVWMAGGIEVLPNLMLPWNRIIIVGFSIAVLAVMWAILNLSRLGMFVRAVTQNRAMAGCVGVPTGRVDTLAFGLGAGIAGLGGVALSQIANVGPDMGQGYIVDSFMVVVLGGVGQLAGAVWAALGLGVFTKFLEGWTGAVVAKIVVLVFIIIFIQKRPQGLFALKGRFVES; encoded by the coding sequence ATGCGCACCACTGGATTACTGCTTTGCGGATGGCTGTTGAATACGGCTTGCCTGGCGGCGATTGACCCGACTCTGCTCAAGCCACTCGCGTCCGAAGACTCGGAGACCAAGATCGCCGCGATTGCCGCGCTGGCGCAAGCAGCACCCGACGAAGCGCTGCCCGTCCTCAAGGCACTGGCCGACGACTCGCTGGCGCTGGCCGGCGAGCGGGTGGTGATCGTCGACGGCGCGCGTGTCCTCGACGCAGCCAGCCACACCGAAATCAAGCCGACACCTGCGGCGACCGAGACGATCGGCATCAACAACCGCGTGCGCCGTGAGCTGTCGGGCGCCCTCGCCGCGCTGCGGCTGTTCTCGAACGAACGCGCAATGCGCTGGCAAGCTGCCCAGGAGCTGACATTGAGCGCAGACGCCAAAATGCTGCCGCTGCTCGACAGGGCGCTGGCCATCGAAACCGACCCCGAGATCAGGACCCGCCTGCAATTGGCGCATGCGCAAGCCAGCCTCGGTTCGACCGAGGCTGAGGTGCGACTTGCCGCTGTCCGTATCCTCGGCGAAAGCAGCGACCCCAACGTCCGGCAAATGCTGCTGCCGCTGACCGAAAAGCGCGGCGACGCCTGGATCGAGCCCGACAGCGCAGTGCGCGCCGCGGCGGGGACATCGATCCGTTCGATAGAGCAGCGGCTGGCTTGGGCTGACAATCTCGGCCGCGCTTTCACTGGCCTGTCGCTCGGCTCGATCCTCCTGCTCGCCGCCCTTGGCCTGGCGATCACCTACGGCGTCATGGGTGTCATCAACATGGCACATGGCGAACTGCTGATGGTCGGCGCCTATTCGGCATGGGTGATGCAGAGCGTATTTCGAGCCCATCTGCCGGGGCTGCTCGACTGGTATCTGCTGGCGGCAATCCCGGTCGGCTTTATATCGGCAGCACTGGTCGGCATCCTCATGGAACGGATCGTCATCCGCCACCTCTATGGCCGCCCACTGGAGACACTACTCGCCACTTGGGGAATCTCGCTGTTTCTGATGCAGGTGGCGCGCACGCTATTCGGCGCGCAGAACGTCGAGGTCGCCAACCCGGTATGGATGGCCGGCGGCATAGAGGTCTTGCCCAACCTGATGCTGCCCTGGAACCGGATCATCATCGTCGGCTTCTCGATTGCCGTGCTCGCCGTGATGTGGGCGATTCTCAATCTCTCTCGCCTAGGGATGTTCGTCCGCGCGGTGACGCAGAACCGTGCCATGGCCGGCTGCGTCGGCGTGCCGACCGGGCGCGTCGATACCCTGGCCTTCGGCCTCGGTGCAGGGATCGCTGGACTCGGCGGCGTGGCACTGTCGCAAATTGCCAATGTTGGCCCCGACATGGGGCAGGGCTACATCGTCGATTCATTCATGGTCGTCGTTCTCGGCGGGGTCGGGCAGCTTGCCGGCGCAGTCTGGGCAGCCTTGGGTCTGGGCGTGTTCACCAAGTTTCTCGAGGGCTGGACGGGGGCAGTGGTCGCAAAAATCGTCGTGCTGGTGTTCATCATCATTTTCATCCAGAAGCGTCCGCAGGGGCTTTTCGCCCTCAAGGGCCGCTTTGTCGAATCCTAA